Part of the Mycolicibacterium thermoresistibile genome, CGACTGGGTCGGCGCCGGCGTCGCGATCACCGTGCGCGGTGCGGTCGGTGCGGGCTGGGACGGTTGCGACGGGGTCACGGTCGCCGACACCGACCCGCTGTCACCCCCGCCGAGGATCACGACGGTGCAGATCACGGCCACCAGCAGCACCGCGCCGGCCACCCCGGCGACCCACATCCAGCGGTTGTCGGCCGGCGCCGGGGCGAAGTCGGCGTATTCGTCATCGAGCGGATGGTCGCCCGGGTAGTTCTCGTCGCCGTAGCGCCGGTCGGCGGCCGAGTCCCAGTCCTCGGGATAGTCGAGGATCTGATCGCGGCGTTCCGGTGGCGTATACGGGGTATATGTCCTGCTCATCGCGGCTGGTTCCAGTCGTGTCGACAACTTTTGCGCCGATGCTATCGGTACAGATGTGACAGATGAGGCTCGTGAGAGTTCATGTCGGTTACGGTCCGGCTTCGTTTCGGTCGCTCGCCGTGACCCTCGTCACGCGGCGCGGCCGGTGCTGAACTCACCGCCGGGGCGGGCGGAGAGCCCGTCGACTAGCCTTGGCGGAGAACACATGCCAAACGGAAAGGGTTCAGCGTGGAAGTCAAGATCGGTGTCAGTGACAGCCCGCGCGAGCTGGTCTTCAACAGCGCGCAATCACCCAGTGAGGTGGAGAAACTCGTCACCGATGCGCTGAGCAAGGATTCGGGCGTGCTGAGCCTGACCGACGACAAGGGCCGGCGGTTCCTGGTCCAGACCAGCCGGATCGCCTACGTGGAGATCGGCGCCGCGGACGTCCGCCGGGTGGGCTTCGGTGTCGGTGTCGTGGGCGCGGAGGCGGTCAAGGGCGGATCCGGCAAGAGCGGATCCAAGAGCGGGACAGCCAAGAGCGGGGCCGTCAAGAACGCGTGAGCGGCACGTGGGACAGTCCGCCCCAGGCGAACTGAACCGTGCCCTCCACCGCGTCCTCCTTGGAGATCGGACGATCGGCGTGCAGCCAGTACCGGGCACAGTCCACGCTGATGGCCACCAGGCCCACCGCGATCATCCGGGCCCGGTGTGCCTCCAGCCCGGAATCCTGGCTGATCAGGTCGAACACCGCGTCGGTGCACGCCTCGGTGGCGACCTTGACCTGGGCGGCCACCTGCGGCTCGGTGACGTAGTCGTTCTCGAAGATCAGCCGGTAACCCTGACCGTCGTGCTCGATGAAATCGAAGAACGCCTGCACCGCGGCCCGCAGCCGCTGCCGGTTGTCGGTGGTGGTGCGCAACGCCTGCCGGACCCCGGAGACCAGATTGTCGACGTGCCGCTGCAGCACCGCGAGGTACAGCTCCAGCTTCGATGAGAAGTGTTGGTACAGAACGGGCTTGCTCACACCCGCCCGTTCGGCGATCTCGTCCATCCCGGCGGCGTGATAGCCGCGATCGACGAAAACCTCGCTGGCGGCGATCAGTAACTGGTTGCGGCGTTCGTCCCGAGGCAGTCGGTTGCCACGTCGGTTCGCGCCCGCTGCGGCACCCGACGTGGTTCCCCCGTTCGTCGGTGTGATCTCCTGCCGCGCCGTGGTGTCGGCGACTTCACTCATGACGTCCTCTATCTGATCTCGAGTGCCCGCCCGGGCGCGTCGGTCGCGGCACCCTGAGGCTCCTGGCCAGAAGACTACTACCGCTGCCGGACCGCCCGGCCGCGGACGCTTGCGGCGCCCGGGGCGATACCCCCGACCCAAGGTGGAACCTCGGTGCCACCGGTGGCGAGCCGAAACTGGATGACCATTGATTTATGCCATTCTGGATTGGTGACTCACGAGCCGGGGGGTCGCGGGGGTAGTCGCGTGCCCGCGCTGCGCAACGAGTGGCGAGAGCCGCTGCGGGCCAAACGTGATCCCTTGGCGTCCGACTCGGGGCGCGTGCGTTCCAACCGCGAAGACCGGCGGCGGTGGCGCAAACAGACCTGGCTCGGGCGTTTCGTGTCCACCTACGGCTGGCGGGCCTACGCGTTGCCCGTGCTCACCGTGCTGACCGTGGTGGTCATCTATCAGACCATCGCCGGTACCGGCGTCGGGTCCGACCCGGACGCCGACGGGGGCCCGCTGCAGGGGCCGCCCACCATGGACGCGGCCAGCACCATCGTCGGCGCCCCGCCGAAGGGTCTGACGGAGTTCGACGCCAACCTGCCGACCGGGATCCTGCCCGAGGGCGGCCCCTACACCCTGGCCGGCGCCAAGACCTGGCGCATCGTGCCCGGAACCACGCCGCAGGTCGGGGAGGGCACCGAACGGGTGTTCACCTACACCGTCGAGGTCGAGGACGGGGTGGACACCACCGCCTACGGGGGCGACGACGGGTTCGCCCGGATGGTCACAGAGACCCTGGCCAACCCCAAGAGCTGGATCCACAATCCGCAGTTCGGATTCATCCGGGTGGACGCCGGCTATCCGGGGCAGCCGGACTTCCGGGTGTCGCTGACGTCGCCGATGACCGTGCGGGAGGGCTGCGGATACGAGATCCAACTGGAGGCGTCCTGCTACAACCCCTCGTACGGCGGGCAGCCCCGGGTGTTCATCAACGAGGCCCGCTGGGTGCGCGGCGCGGTGTCGTTCCAGGGCGACATCGGGTCCTACCGGCAGTACCTGATCAACCACGAGGTCGGTCATGCGATCGGCTACCAGCGCCACGAGGGGTGCGGCGGCGAGGGCGAGTTGGCCCCGGTGATGATGCAGCAGACGTTCTCGACGAACAACGACGACGCCGCGCGGTTCGACCCGGGGACCGTGCAGGCCGACGGATTGACCTGCCGCTTCAACCCGTGGCCGTATCCGATCGCCTGACCCGCGCGGGAAGTGATCGGCCCGTTCCGCTGTTGTCACGGGCGACTAGTCTGGGACGAGGAAGCCAACGAGGAGGGTATCGGTGTCGTCACCGCTGCCGCCGCTGGTCGAGCCGGCGGCCGAACTGACGCGCGAGGAGGTCGCTCGTTACAGCCGCCACCTGATCATTCCGGACGTGGGGGTCGAGGGCCAGAAGCGGCTCAAGAACGCCCGCGTGCTGGTGATCGGCGCCGGTGGCCTGGGCTCTCCGGCGTTGCTGTACCTGGCCGCGGCCGGTGTGGGCACCCTCGGCGTCATCGATTTCGACGTCGTCGACGAATCGAATCTGCAGCGGCAGGTGATCCACGGGCAGGCCGACGTCGGCCGGCCCAAGGCCGAGAGCGCCCGCGACACCATCCGGGCGATCAACCCGTTCGTCGACGTGCGGCTGCACCAGTTCCGGCTGGACCGGTCCAACGCGGTCGACCTGTTCAGCGAGTACGACCTCATCCTGGACGGCACCGACAACTTCGCCACCCGGTACCTGGTCAACGACGCCGCCGTGCTGGCCGGCAAACCCTACGTGTGGGGTTCGATCTATCGGTTCGAGGGTCAGGTGTCAGTGTTCTGGGAGGACGCCCCCAACGGTCAGGGTCTGAACTACCGCGACCTGTATCCGGAGCCGCCGCCGCCCGGCATGGTGCCGTCCTGCGCCGAGGGCGGGGTGCTGGGCATCCTGCCCGCCACGATCGGCGCCATCCAGGGCACCGAGGCGATCAAGCTGATCACCGGCATCGGGGAGACGCTGCTCGGGCAGTTGCTCATCTACGACGCCCTGGAGATGAGCTACCGCAAGATCCGGATCCGCAAGGACCCGTCCACGCCGGCGATCACCGAGCTCATCGACTACGAGGAGTTCTGCGGGGTGGTCTCCGACGCGGCTGCCGAGGCCGCCGCCGACTCCACCGTGACGCCGCGCGAGCTGCGGGAACTGCTCGATGCGGGCAAGGTGGCGCTGGTGGATGTCCGGGAGCCCGTCGAGTGGGAGATCAACCGGATCGAGGGCGCCGAACTGATCCCGAAGTCGGAGATCGAATCCGGGGTGGGGCTGGCGAAGCTGCCGATGGACCGCGCTCCGGTGCTGTACTGCAAGACCGGGGTGCGGTCGGCCGAGGCGCTGGCCGCGGTGAAAAGGGCCGGTTTCGCCGACGCGATGCACCTGCAGGGCGGCATCGTGGCGTGGGCCAAGCAGCTCGAACCGGACATGGTGATGTACTGACGTCTTTGCCCGACAGTGCGACACAGCTGGTCAGCGCGGCGTTTTCGGCCGTCTCACCGGTAACCTGAGGCGATGACCGTGGAGCGACCGCCGGAGCATGTGCTGGCGGCATTCGGGCTCGCCGGTGTCCGCCCGGTGCCGCTCGGCTCGGAGTGGGAGGGGGGATGGCGTTGTGGTGAGGTCGTGCTGTCGATGGTGGCCGACCATGCCCGGGCCGCCTGGTCCGCCAAGGTCCGCGAGACGCTGTTCGTCGACGGTGTGCGGCTCGCCCGCCCGGTCCGGTCCACCGACGGACGTTACGTGGTCGCCGGGTGGCGGGCCGACACGTTCGTAGCCGGCGTCCCCGAGCCCCGCCACGACGAGGTCGTCTCGGCCGGGGTGCGGTTGCACGAGGCGACCGCGAAGCTCGAGCGGCCGCGGTTTCTCACCCAGCCGCCGATCGCACCGTGGGGCGACGTCGATGTCTTCATCGCGGCGGATCGGGCCGCATGGGAGGAACGGCCGCTGCACTCGCTGCCGCCGGAAGCCCGGGTGGCGCCCGGGTCGGCCGACGGTCAACGCTCCATCGAGCTGATCAATCAACTCGCCAGCCTGCGCCGGCCCACCCGGAGTCCGAGTCAGGTGGTGCACGGGGACCTGTACGGGACGGTGCTGTTCGCCGGGGCCGCGGCACCGGGGATCACCGACATCACCCCGTACTGGCGGCCGGCGTCGTGGGCGGCCGGGGTGGCGGTGGTGGACGCGCTGTCCTGGGGTGAGGCCGACGACGGGCTCATCGAACGGTGGAGCAGTCTGCCGGAATGGCCGCAGATGTTGTTGCGGGCGTTGATCTTCCGGCTCGCGGTTCACGCCCTGCATCCACGTTCCACCGCGGAGGCCTTCCCGGGGCTGGCCCGCACCGCCGCGTTGGTGCGGCTGATCCTGTAGTTGCTGTAGCTCCTGTAGCGCCGCCTGCGCCTTCAGATTTCGAGGCGGTGGCGATACACGCGCAGCGGCACCCGGCCGTCGACGGCGAGCACCCCTTCGGTGCGCAGCAGTTCCAGCTGCCGGGCCGCCAGGTGCGGCGCGGGACGCCCGGACGCGGCGATGACCCGGTACCAGGGCAGGTCCGCGGAATCGGTGCGCATGATCCAACCCACCGTTCGCGCACTCGAAAGCCCTGCGGCAGCGGCGATGTCGCCGTAGGTGACGACCCGTCCGGACGGTATGGCGGCGACCAGCGCGCGGACGGCTTCCACCTGCTCGTCGGTGACCGGCGCCATGGTCAACCCAGATGACGGCGGATCAACTCTGCGGTCTCGGCGGGTTTGGCCTGCGCGACCATGTGCAGACAATCGAGGTCGACGAGGGTGAGGTCGGCGCCCAACCGCTGCGACAGCCCGTCGAGCAGTTCACCGGTCACATACGGCGGGTCGGTCCACGCCGCACGCACCAGCGTCGTGGGAATACCGCTGGGCGGCAACACCACATCGCGGGCCAACTCGCTCCAATAGGCCATCATCGCCGGAACGCAGATCCGCCAGCCGAACCGGCCGCCGGGCAGTGCGATGAGGTGCTCGTCGAGATCGCGGTCCAGTTCGGCCGGTTCGACGTCCGCCCAGGACCCGGTGAACTTCTCGGTGCGGGCCTCCTCGCGGTCGGGGTAGTCCGGCGAGGCCAGCATCGACTCGGCGATCTCGCGCATCCATTCGCCGTCCAGGCCGATCGCCGGATCCAGCAGCACCAGCCCGGCCACCAGATCCGGCCGGGCGGCGGCCAGGTGCATCGCCACCGCACCGCCGAAGGAGTGGCCGACCACCACGACCGGTCCGTCCGCCTGATCCTCGAGCAGCGCCACCAGGGCGCCGACATTGGCCTCGAACGTCCACGGCGCCGCCCACGAGGACCGGCCGTGGCCGATCAGATCCGGTGCGGCGACCGCGATCTCCGGCAGGTGCCGGGTGGCCAGCGTCTGCCACCGCCGGCCGTGACCGGTCAGCCCGTGGATGGCCAACAACCGCGGCGGGCCGGCCGGACCGTAGCGATACACGTGCAGACCCGAGGGGTGAGTGCTCACCCCAGCGATGCTGCCACCCCGCGCGCACCGGATGTGTCAGACCCCCGTGCTGTCATGCCCCTATGACCGCACCGCCGACGAACACCGCGCCGACCCACCCTGAGTCGACCCGGCCTGGATCCACCCGGCCTGGATCCACGGGGATCCCGCCCGGCCGCACCGGGGTGGTGCGGGTGCTCGGCGGGCCGGGCACCGGCAAGAGCACCCTGCTCGTGGAGACCGCCGCCGCACACATCCGCGCCGGGGCGGCCCCGGAATCCGTGCTGCTGCTGACCGGTTCGGCGCGGCTGGGCGCGCAGGCGCGCGCCGCGGTCACCGCCCGGCTGCTGCGGGCGGCGACGGGCCGCGGGGCCGTGGTGGTCCGTGAACCGATGGTGCGGACGGTGCACTCCTACGCCTTCGCGGTGCTGCGGCTGGCCGCGCAACGCACCGGCGGCCCGCCGCCCCGGCTGCTCACCAGCGCCGAACAGGACGCCATCGTGCGCGAACTGCTGGCCGGTGACCTCGAAGACGGCGCGGCCTCGCCGGTGCGGTGGCCGGCGGCGCTGCGTCCGGCGCTGAGCACCGCCGGTTTCGCCAAGGAGTTGCGGGATCTGCTCGCCCGCTGCACCGAACGCGGGGTGGACCCGCTGGCGTTGCAGCGCCTGGGCCGGCGGCTGGGCCGGCCCGAATGGTCGGCCGCCGGCCGGTTCGCCCAGCAGTACGAGCAGGTGATGCTGCTG contains:
- a CDS encoding DUF3152 domain-containing protein; amino-acid sequence: MTHEPGGRGGSRVPALRNEWREPLRAKRDPLASDSGRVRSNREDRRRWRKQTWLGRFVSTYGWRAYALPVLTVLTVVVIYQTIAGTGVGSDPDADGGPLQGPPTMDAASTIVGAPPKGLTEFDANLPTGILPEGGPYTLAGAKTWRIVPGTTPQVGEGTERVFTYTVEVEDGVDTTAYGGDDGFARMVTETLANPKSWIHNPQFGFIRVDAGYPGQPDFRVSLTSPMTVREGCGYEIQLEASCYNPSYGGQPRVFINEARWVRGAVSFQGDIGSYRQYLINHEVGHAIGYQRHEGCGGEGELAPVMMQQTFSTNNDDAARFDPGTVQADGLTCRFNPWPYPIA
- the moeZ gene encoding adenylyltransferase/sulfurtransferase MoeZ — its product is MSSPLPPLVEPAAELTREEVARYSRHLIIPDVGVEGQKRLKNARVLVIGAGGLGSPALLYLAAAGVGTLGVIDFDVVDESNLQRQVIHGQADVGRPKAESARDTIRAINPFVDVRLHQFRLDRSNAVDLFSEYDLILDGTDNFATRYLVNDAAVLAGKPYVWGSIYRFEGQVSVFWEDAPNGQGLNYRDLYPEPPPPGMVPSCAEGGVLGILPATIGAIQGTEAIKLITGIGETLLGQLLIYDALEMSYRKIRIRKDPSTPAITELIDYEEFCGVVSDAAAEAAADSTVTPRELRELLDAGKVALVDVREPVEWEINRIEGAELIPKSEIESGVGLAKLPMDRAPVLYCKTGVRSAEALAAVKRAGFADAMHLQGGIVAWAKQLEPDMVMY
- a CDS encoding MGMT family protein, with product MAPVTDEQVEAVRALVAAIPSGRVVTYGDIAAAAGLSSARTVGWIMRTDSADLPWYRVIAASGRPAPHLAARQLELLRTEGVLAVDGRVPLRVYRHRLEI
- a CDS encoding alpha/beta fold hydrolase, which produces MSTHPSGLHVYRYGPAGPPRLLAIHGLTGHGRRWQTLATRHLPEIAVAAPDLIGHGRSSWAAPWTFEANVGALVALLEDQADGPVVVVGHSFGGAVAMHLAAARPDLVAGLVLLDPAIGLDGEWMREIAESMLASPDYPDREEARTEKFTGSWADVEPAELDRDLDEHLIALPGGRFGWRICVPAMMAYWSELARDVVLPPSGIPTTLVRAAWTDPPYVTGELLDGLSQRLGADLTLVDLDCLHMVAQAKPAETAELIRRHLG
- a CDS encoding TIGR02569 family protein, with translation MTVERPPEHVLAAFGLAGVRPVPLGSEWEGGWRCGEVVLSMVADHARAAWSAKVRETLFVDGVRLARPVRSTDGRYVVAGWRADTFVAGVPEPRHDEVVSAGVRLHEATAKLERPRFLTQPPIAPWGDVDVFIAADRAAWEERPLHSLPPEARVAPGSADGQRSIELINQLASLRRPTRSPSQVVHGDLYGTVLFAGAAAPGITDITPYWRPASWAAGVAVVDALSWGEADDGLIERWSSLPEWPQMLLRALIFRLAVHALHPRSTAEAFPGLARTAALVRLIL
- a CDS encoding TetR/AcrR family transcriptional regulator; translated protein: MSEVADTTARQEITPTNGGTTSGAAAGANRRGNRLPRDERRNQLLIAASEVFVDRGYHAAGMDEIAERAGVSKPVLYQHFSSKLELYLAVLQRHVDNLVSGVRQALRTTTDNRQRLRAAVQAFFDFIEHDGQGYRLIFENDYVTEPQVAAQVKVATEACTDAVFDLISQDSGLEAHRARMIAVGLVAISVDCARYWLHADRPISKEDAVEGTVQFAWGGLSHVPLTRS